The following are encoded together in the Flavobacterium sp. TR2 genome:
- the rpmC gene encoding 50S ribosomal protein L29 has protein sequence MKQSEIKDLSAAELQEKLSQTKKVYADLKMAHAISPIANPLQIRSVRRTVARLATELTKRELQ, from the coding sequence ATGAAACAATCAGAAATAAAAGATCTTTCTGCAGCGGAGTTGCAAGAAAAGCTTAGTCAAACTAAGAAAGTATATGCTGACCTAAAAATGGCTCATGCTATTTCTCCAATTGCTAACCCACTTCAAATTAGAAGCGTTAGAAGAACAGTTGCAAGATTGGCTACAGAGTTAACTAAAAGAGAGTTACAATAA
- the rplP gene encoding 50S ribosomal protein L16 — MLQPKRTKYRKVQKGRMKGNSQRGHELSNGMFGIKSVHEDGMFLTSRQIEAARIAATRYMKREGQLWIKIFPDKPITKKPLEVRMGKGKGAVEYWAAVVKPGRIMFEVGGVPLSVAKEALRLAAQKLPVKTKFVVARDFEA; from the coding sequence ATGTTACAGCCTAAAAGAACAAAATACCGTAAGGTACAAAAAGGTAGAATGAAGGGTAACTCTCAAAGAGGGCATGAACTTTCAAATGGAATGTTTGGTATTAAATCTGTACATGAAGATGGAATGTTCTTAACATCTCGTCAAATCGAAGCTGCACGTATCGCTGCAACTCGTTACATGAAGAGAGAAGGACAATTGTGGATTAAAATTTTCCCAGACAAACCTATCACTAAGAAGCCTCTTGAAGTACGTATGGGTAAAGGTAAAGGAGCAGTTGAATATTGGGCTGCTGTTGTTAAACCAGGAAGAATTATGTTTGAAGTTGGAGGGGTTCCATTGTCAGTTGCAAAAGAGGCATTACGTCTTGCAGCTCAAAAACTTCCAGTAAAAACTAAGTTCGTCGTTGCTAGAGATTTCGAAGCATAA
- the rpsC gene encoding 30S ribosomal protein S3, with product MGQKTNPIGNRLGIIRGWDSNWYGGNDYGDKLAEDHKIRKYIHARLSKASVSKVIIERTLKLVTVTITTARPGIIIGKGGQEVDKLKEELKKVTDKEVQINIFEIKRPELDAYLVATSIARQIESRISYRRAIKMAIAASMRMNAEGIKVLISGRLNGAEMARSEGFKEGRIPLSTFRADIDYALAEAHTTYGRMGIKVWIMKGEVYGKRELSPLAGMDKKQSGTGGGKGGDAPRGKSNFNKGGKPDARKRK from the coding sequence ATGGGACAAAAGACAAATCCAATTGGAAATAGACTTGGTATCATCAGAGGATGGGACTCAAACTGGTATGGTGGAAATGATTACGGCGATAAATTAGCTGAAGATCACAAAATCAGAAAGTATATCCACGCTCGTTTATCAAAAGCTAGTGTATCAAAAGTAATCATCGAGAGAACTTTGAAACTTGTAACCGTTACTATCACTACTGCTAGACCTGGTATCATTATCGGAAAAGGCGGACAAGAGGTAGACAAGTTGAAAGAAGAACTTAAGAAAGTTACTGACAAAGAGGTTCAAATTAACATCTTTGAAATTAAAAGACCTGAGCTAGATGCTTATCTTGTGGCTACAAGCATCGCTCGTCAAATCGAAAGCCGTATTTCTTACAGACGTGCAATCAAAATGGCTATTGCTGCTTCTATGCGTATGAACGCTGAAGGTATCAAAGTTTTGATTTCTGGTCGTTTGAATGGTGCAGAGATGGCACGTTCAGAAGGTTTCAAAGAAGGTAGAATTCCTCTATCAACTTTCAGAGCTGACATTGATTATGCTTTGGCTGAAGCTCACACTACTTACGGTAGAATGGGTATCAAAGTATGGATCATGAAAGGTGAAGTTTACGGTAAGAGAGAACTTTCTCCACTTGCTGGAATGGATAAAAAACAATCTGGTACAGGTGGTGGAAAAGGTGGAGATGCTCCTAGAGGCAAATCTAACTTTAATAAAGGTGGAAAACCAGACGCTCGTAAAAGAAAGTAA
- the rplV gene encoding 50S ribosomal protein L22, which produces MGVRKRETADARKEANKSIAFAKLNNCPTSPRKMRLVADLVRGQKVERALNILRFSSKEASRKLEKLLLSAINNWEQKNSEGNLEEAGLFVKEIRVDGGMMLKRLRPAPQGRAHRIRKRSNHVTIVLGAINNTQSNS; this is translated from the coding sequence ATGGGAGTTCGTAAAAGAGAAACAGCAGATGCGAGAAAAGAGGCTAATAAGTCTATCGCTTTCGCAAAATTGAATAACTGCCCTACTTCACCTAGAAAAATGCGCTTAGTAGCGGACTTGGTAAGAGGTCAGAAGGTAGAAAGAGCACTTAACATTTTAAGATTCAGTTCTAAAGAAGCTTCAAGAAAATTAGAAAAACTATTATTATCTGCAATCAATAACTGGGAGCAAAAAAATAGTGAAGGTAATTTAGAAGAGGCTGGATTATTTGTTAAAGAGATCAGAGTAGATGGTGGAATGATGTTAAAAAGACTTCGTCCAGCTCCACAAGGTCGTGCACACAGAATAAGAAAACGTTCTAATCACGTAACAATCGTGCTTGGAGCTATCAATAACACACAAAGCAATTCTTAA
- the rpsS gene encoding 30S ribosomal protein S19, with protein sequence MARSLKKGPFVHYKLDKKVQENVESGKNAVVKTWSRASMITPDFVGQTIAVHNGRQFVPVYVTENMVGHKLGEFSPTRSFRGHAGAKNKGKK encoded by the coding sequence ATGGCACGTTCATTAAAAAAAGGACCTTTCGTTCATTATAAATTAGACAAGAAAGTTCAAGAAAACGTAGAAAGTGGTAAAAATGCAGTTGTTAAGACTTGGTCTAGAGCTTCAATGATTACACCAGATTTCGTTGGACAAACTATCGCAGTTCATAACGGTCGTCAATTTGTACCAGTTTACGTAACAGAAAACATGGTAGGTCACAAATTAGGAGAGTTTTCACCAACTAGATCTTTTAGAGGTCATGCTGGAGCAAAAAATAAAGGTAAAAAATAA
- the rplB gene encoding 50S ribosomal protein L2 yields the protein MSVRKLKPITPGQRFRVVNGYDAITTDKPERSLIAPIKNSGGRNSQGKMTMRYTGGGHKQRYRIIDFKRTKDGIPATVKSIEYDPNRTAFIALLAYADGEKTYIIAQNGLKVGQKLVSGPESQPEIGNTLPLSRIPLGTVISCIELRPGQGAVIARSAGTFAQLMARDGKYATIKMPSGETRLILLTCSATIGAVSNSDHQLVVSGKAGRTRWLGRRPRTRPVAMNPVDHPMGGGEGRSSGGHPRSRNGLPAKGYRTRSKKNPSNKYIVERRKK from the coding sequence ATGTCAGTAAGAAAATTAAAACCTATTACCCCGGGTCAGCGATTTAGAGTTGTGAATGGTTATGACGCTATTACAACTGATAAGCCGGAACGCTCTTTGATAGCACCGATAAAAAACTCAGGAGGTAGAAATAGTCAAGGAAAGATGACCATGCGTTATACGGGTGGTGGTCACAAGCAGAGATATCGTATTATTGATTTCAAAAGAACTAAAGATGGAATTCCAGCTACAGTGAAATCAATCGAATACGATCCAAATCGTACTGCATTTATCGCTTTATTAGCTTATGCTGATGGAGAGAAAACTTATATTATCGCCCAAAACGGATTGAAAGTTGGTCAGAAATTAGTTTCTGGACCAGAGTCTCAACCAGAGATTGGTAATACTTTGCCTTTAAGCAGAATTCCTCTTGGAACTGTTATATCTTGTATTGAGTTACGTCCAGGACAAGGAGCTGTTATTGCTCGTTCAGCTGGAACTTTTGCTCAGTTAATGGCAAGAGACGGGAAATATGCAACAATCAAAATGCCTTCTGGTGAAACAAGATTGATCTTGTTAACTTGTTCGGCTACAATTGGAGCTGTTTCTAACTCTGACCACCAATTAGTTGTGTCTGGTAAAGCAGGTAGAACAAGATGGTTAGGAAGAAGACCTAGAACTAGACCAGTAGCGATGAACCCTGTTGATCACCCTATGGGAGGTGGTGAAGGACGTTCTTCTGGAGGGCACCCACGTTCAAGAAACGGATTGCCAGCTAAAGGTTACAGAACTCGTTCTAAGAAAAACCCGAGTAACAAGTATATCGTAGAACGTAGAAAGAAATAA
- the rplW gene encoding 50S ribosomal protein L23, with translation MSIIIRPIVTEKVTKESEVLNRFGFVVNKKANKVEIKKAVEAAYGVTIVSVNTMNVRPDRSTKYTKSGLISGKTNAYKKAIVQVQEGETIDFYNNI, from the coding sequence ATGAGCATCATTATTAGACCTATAGTAACGGAAAAAGTAACCAAAGAAAGTGAAGTTCTAAACCGCTTCGGATTCGTTGTAAACAAAAAAGCAAACAAAGTTGAGATTAAGAAAGCTGTAGAAGCTGCTTATGGAGTAACTATCGTTTCTGTTAACACAATGAATGTGAGACCAGATAGATCTACTAAATACACTAAAAGTGGTTTAATCAGTGGAAAGACAAATGCATACAAAAAAGCAATTGTTCAAGTACAAGAAGGAGAAACAATTGATTTTTACAACAATATCTAA
- the rplD gene encoding 50S ribosomal protein L4 has translation MEVKVLDFNGKDTGRKVQLSDSVFAIEPNNHAVYLDVKQYLANQRQGTHKAKERAEVTGSTRKIKKQKGTGTARAGSVKSPLFKGGGTVFGPRPRSYSFKLNKGLKRLARKSAFSIKAKESNIVVLEDFNFEVPNTKNFINVLKALGLENKKSLFVLGESNKNVYLSSRNLKASNVVTSSELSTYAILNANNLVLLEGSLELIEENLSK, from the coding sequence ATGGAAGTAAAAGTATTAGATTTCAACGGAAAAGATACTGGAAGAAAAGTTCAACTTTCTGATTCAGTATTCGCAATTGAACCAAACAATCACGCTGTATATCTTGATGTTAAGCAATATCTTGCTAATCAAAGACAAGGTACTCACAAGGCTAAAGAAAGAGCTGAAGTAACTGGAAGTACGCGTAAGATTAAAAAACAAAAAGGAACTGGTACTGCACGTGCAGGAAGTGTTAAGAGTCCATTGTTTAAAGGTGGTGGAACAGTTTTCGGACCAAGACCAAGAAGTTATTCATTCAAATTGAATAAAGGCTTAAAGAGATTAGCTAGAAAATCAGCTTTCTCAATCAAAGCAAAAGAGTCAAATATTGTGGTTTTAGAAGACTTTAATTTCGAAGTGCCAAACACTAAAAATTTCATTAACGTTTTGAAAGCTTTAGGGTTAGAGAATAAAAAATCTTTATTTGTGTTGGGTGAGTCAAATAAAAACGTATATTTGTCGTCACGTAATTTAAAGGCTTCAAACGTCGTAACTAGCTCTGAATTAAGCACTTACGCAATATTAAACGCTAATAATTTAGTGCTTTTGGAAGGTTCTTTAGAGTTAATTGAAGAAAATTTAAGTAAATAA
- the rplC gene encoding 50S ribosomal protein L3 has translation MSGLIGKKIGMTSIFDENGKNIPCTVIEAGPCVVTQVRTNEVDGYEALQLGFDDKNEKHSTKAALGHFKKAGTVAKKKVVEFQDFATEQKLGDLIDVTIFEEGEFVDVQGVSKGKGFQGVVKRHGFGGVGQATHGQHNRLRAPGSVGASSYPSRVFKGMRMAGRMGGENVKVQNLRVLKVVAEKNLLVVKGCVPGHKNSYVIIQK, from the coding sequence ATGTCTGGGTTAATTGGTAAGAAAATCGGCATGACTAGTATTTTCGACGAAAACGGGAAAAACATTCCTTGTACAGTAATCGAAGCTGGTCCATGCGTTGTTACCCAAGTCAGAACCAACGAGGTTGACGGGTATGAAGCGTTGCAACTTGGTTTCGATGACAAAAACGAGAAACATTCTACTAAAGCTGCTTTAGGGCACTTTAAAAAAGCTGGAACTGTTGCTAAGAAAAAAGTCGTTGAATTCCAAGATTTTGCAACTGAACAAAAATTAGGAGATCTTATTGATGTTACTATTTTTGAAGAAGGAGAATTTGTAGATGTACAAGGTGTCTCAAAAGGTAAAGGTTTCCAAGGTGTTGTTAAACGTCACGGTTTTGGTGGTGTTGGACAAGCTACTCATGGTCAGCACAACCGTTTAAGAGCGCCAGGTTCTGTAGGAGCTTCTTCTTATCCATCTAGAGTATTCAAAGGAATGCGTATGGCTGGAAGAATGGGAGGAGAAAATGTAAAAGTTCAAAACCTTAGAGTTTTAAAAGTAGTTGCTGAAAAGAATCTGCTTGTTGTTAAAGGATGTGTTCCTGGACACAAAAACTCTTATGTAATCATTCAGAAGTAA
- the rpsJ gene encoding 30S ribosomal protein S10, with protein sequence MSQKIRIKLKSYDHMLVDKSAEKIVKTVKTTGAVVTGPIPLPTHKKLFTVLRSPHVNKKAREQFEVMSYKRLIDIYSSSSKTIDALMKLELPSGVEVEIKV encoded by the coding sequence ATGAGTCAAAAAATCAGAATAAAACTAAAATCTTACGATCATATGTTGGTAGATAAATCTGCTGAAAAGATCGTAAAAACGGTAAAAACTACTGGAGCAGTTGTAACAGGTCCTATTCCGTTGCCAACTCACAAAAAACTTTTCACTGTGTTGCGTTCTCCGCACGTTAACAAAAAAGCGAGAGAGCAATTTGAAGTAATGTCATACAAGAGATTGATTGATATTTATTCATCTTCATCTAAAACTATTGATGCTTTAATGAAACTTGAATTGCCAAGTGGAGTTGAAGTAGAGATTAAAGTATAA
- the fusA gene encoding elongation factor G, with protein MARDLKYTRNIGIAAHIDAGKTTTTERILFYTGKSHKIGEVHDGAATMDWMAQEQERGITITSAATTCTWNFPTVQGKVIPESLPYHFNIIDTPGHVDFTVEVNRSLRVLDGLVFLFSAVDGVEPQSETNWRLADQYRVPRMGFVNKMDRQGANFLAVCGQVKDMLKSNAVAITLPIGDEADFKGIVDLVKNQAIVWHDETQGATFDVVDIPADMVDDVKHYRSILIEEIATYDENLLDKYMEDENSITEEEINNALRAATIDMAIIPMLAGSSFKNKGVQFMLDAVCKYLPSPLDKEGIEGIHPDDAELLEEDQTKILRKPDVKEPFAALAFKIATDPFVGRLAFFRAYSGRLDAGSYVLNTRSGNKERISRIYQMHANKQNPIEFIEAGDIGAAVGFKDIKTGDTLCDEKSPIILESMKFPEPVIGIAIEPKTKADVDKMGMALAKLAEEDPTFTVRTDEASGQTIISGMGELHLDILVDRMKREFKVEVNQGEPQVEYKEAFTKSAQHRETYKKQSGGRGKFGDIVFRIEPADEVDGKVPVGLQFVNEVKGGNVPKEYIPAVEKGFREAMKTGPLAGYAVDSLKVTLLDGSFHPVDSDALSFELAARMGYKESGRAAGAVILEPIMKIEVITPEENMGDIVGDLNRRRGQVNDMGDRNGAKTIKADVPLSEMFGYVTTLRTLSSGRATSTMEFSHYAETPSNISEEVIKKAKGNA; from the coding sequence ATGGCTAGAGATTTAAAATATACAAGAAATATCGGAATCGCTGCTCACATTGATGCTGGTAAAACAACAACAACTGAGCGTATTCTTTTTTATACTGGAAAATCACACAAAATTGGTGAGGTGCACGATGGTGCTGCAACAATGGACTGGATGGCGCAAGAGCAAGAAAGAGGTATTACTATTACTTCTGCTGCTACAACTTGTACTTGGAACTTTCCAACTGTACAAGGTAAAGTTATTCCAGAATCGTTACCGTACCACTTTAATATTATTGATACTCCTGGACACGTTGACTTTACTGTAGAGGTAAACCGTTCTCTACGTGTACTTGATGGTTTGGTTTTCTTGTTTAGTGCTGTTGATGGTGTTGAGCCTCAATCAGAAACTAACTGGAGACTTGCTGATCAATATAGAGTTCCTCGTATGGGATTCGTAAATAAAATGGACCGTCAAGGTGCTAACTTCTTAGCTGTATGCGGACAGGTTAAAGATATGTTGAAATCAAATGCGGTTGCAATTACTTTGCCTATTGGTGATGAAGCAGATTTTAAAGGTATCGTTGACTTAGTTAAAAATCAAGCTATTGTATGGCATGATGAAACTCAAGGAGCTACTTTTGACGTTGTGGATATCCCAGCTGATATGGTTGATGATGTTAAGCATTACCGTTCTATCCTTATCGAAGAGATTGCTACTTACGATGAAAATCTTTTAGATAAGTATATGGAGGATGAGAACTCTATTACTGAAGAGGAAATTAACAATGCATTGAGAGCTGCTACTATTGATATGGCTATCATTCCAATGCTTGCTGGTTCTTCTTTCAAAAATAAAGGGGTTCAATTTATGTTAGATGCTGTTTGTAAGTATTTACCATCTCCATTAGATAAAGAAGGTATTGAAGGAATTCACCCTGATGATGCTGAATTATTAGAAGAAGATCAAACTAAAATCTTGCGTAAGCCAGATGTGAAAGAGCCGTTTGCTGCTTTAGCATTTAAAATTGCTACTGACCCATTCGTAGGTCGTTTGGCTTTCTTCCGTGCTTACTCTGGGCGTTTAGATGCTGGTTCTTATGTTTTAAATACTCGTTCTGGTAACAAGGAGAGAATTTCTCGTATTTACCAAATGCACGCTAACAAACAGAATCCAATCGAATTTATTGAGGCTGGAGATATTGGAGCTGCTGTAGGATTTAAAGATATCAAAACTGGAGATACTTTGTGTGATGAGAAGAGTCCAATTATCTTGGAGTCTATGAAATTCCCAGAGCCTGTAATTGGTATCGCTATTGAGCCTAAAACTAAAGCTGATGTTGATAAAATGGGTATGGCTTTAGCTAAATTAGCTGAAGAGGATCCAACGTTTACTGTAAGAACTGATGAGGCTTCTGGTCAAACTATTATCTCTGGTATGGGTGAGCTTCACTTAGATATCTTGGTTGACCGTATGAAACGTGAGTTTAAGGTAGAGGTTAATCAAGGTGAGCCGCAAGTTGAGTACAAAGAGGCGTTTACTAAATCTGCTCAACATAGAGAAACTTATAAGAAGCAATCTGGAGGTCGTGGTAAATTCGGTGATATCGTATTTAGAATCGAACCTGCTGATGAAGTGGATGGTAAAGTTCCTGTTGGATTACAGTTTGTGAATGAGGTAAAAGGTGGTAACGTTCCTAAAGAATATATCCCTGCTGTTGAAAAAGGTTTCCGTGAGGCTATGAAAACAGGTCCATTAGCTGGATACGCTGTTGATAGTTTGAAAGTAACTTTATTGGACGGATCTTTCCACCCTGTGGATTCTGATGCTCTTTCTTTTGAATTAGCTGCAAGAATGGGTTACAAAGAATCTGGACGTGCTGCTGGAGCTGTTATTCTTGAGCCAATCATGAAAATCGAAGTTATTACTCCTGAAGAGAACATGGGTGATATCGTAGGTGACTTGAACCGTCGTAGAGGTCAAGTTAATGATATGGGTGATAGAAATGGTGCTAAAACAATTAAAGCTGATGTGCCGTTATCAGAGATGTTTGGTTATGTTACTACATTAAGAACATTGTCTTCTGGTAGAGCTACTTCAACTATGGAGTTTTCTCACTATGCAGAAACACCTTCTAATATTTCAGAAGAGGTAATCAAAAAAGCAAAAGGTAACGCTTAA